The following proteins come from a genomic window of Mariniflexile sp. TRM1-10:
- a CDS encoding transglycosylase domain-containing protein has product MNWILSLFKKRWFKWLFFGGASIVAFFVIVYISILLGFFGKLPTKEDLSSIKQAEATQVLDNEGQLIGKYYIYDRQPLKFEDLPKHLIDALIATEDTRFYEHDGVDNVSLIRVFFKSIILQNKSAGGGSTITLQLAKNLFGRKDYAMFSMLINKFRESIIAKRIEDIYSKKDILTLYLNTVPFPDNTYGIESASLKFFNKPASALTHSEASTLVGTLKATSYYNPRLHLERCQSRRNVVFRQMHKYGYMSQDSVDLLSNQNIELQYKSFNHDVGLAPYFRAEVKKELAAILDTLKKPNGEAYDLYRDGLVVHTTLDATMQGLAEASMKEHLTDLQRTHEVSFGKTAPWNNKAIVLASIKKLPIYKSYKASGLSEKQIMDSLSVKRKTELFNWTGDTIQNVSMIDSLKHYLKFLNTGMLAIEPSTGAIRTYIGGIDYRFFKYDHVSQSERQVGSTFKPFVYTAAIENGMKPCTYFSLAEVTYTDFDNWTPTNSGGVTEDPHLNYNLEMALSNSVNTIAVKVLNEVGIVKVIEQANKMGISKELPEQPSLALGVAEINLKELTGAYASYVNASRSVKPYAITKIEDKNGNLIASFKPEISKEQAYNDYTRQVLLQMMQSTINTGTASRLRTTYNLKNDIAGKTGTTQDNKDGWFVGITPKLVTVTWVGNDNHSIGFKTTGIGQGANSALPIFAKFYQKLNADAQFNAITNSNFETPSQEVIDDLNCDSEKRDGFLKRIFGSKKKARRFEKK; this is encoded by the coding sequence ATGAATTGGATTTTATCATTATTTAAAAAAAGATGGTTTAAGTGGTTGTTTTTTGGCGGTGCTTCCATTGTTGCTTTTTTCGTCATTGTATACATAAGCATACTATTGGGTTTTTTTGGGAAATTGCCTACCAAAGAAGATTTAAGCTCTATAAAACAAGCTGAGGCAACACAAGTATTGGATAATGAAGGGCAGCTTATAGGGAAATATTATATTTATGACAGGCAACCGTTAAAATTTGAAGACTTACCCAAACACCTTATTGATGCCTTAATAGCTACGGAAGATACCCGATTTTACGAGCATGATGGGGTTGATAATGTAAGTTTAATACGTGTATTTTTTAAAAGTATTATTTTGCAGAATAAATCGGCAGGAGGCGGCAGTACGATCACACTCCAACTTGCTAAAAATCTTTTTGGAAGGAAAGATTATGCCATGTTTAGCATGCTAATCAATAAGTTTAGAGAATCAATTATTGCTAAACGGATTGAAGACATTTATTCAAAAAAAGATATTTTAACGCTATATCTTAACACCGTACCGTTTCCAGACAATACATATGGTATTGAAAGTGCATCGCTCAAATTTTTTAATAAGCCAGCGTCGGCATTAACACATTCTGAAGCATCAACACTTGTTGGAACATTAAAGGCAACCAGCTATTACAATCCAAGACTTCATTTAGAGCGCTGTCAATCACGACGAAATGTGGTATTTCGACAAATGCATAAATATGGGTATATGTCTCAAGATTCCGTTGATTTGCTTTCTAACCAAAATATAGAGCTGCAGTATAAATCATTTAATCATGATGTGGGATTGGCACCTTATTTTAGGGCTGAAGTGAAAAAGGAATTAGCAGCCATATTGGATACACTTAAAAAACCAAACGGTGAAGCTTACGATTTGTATAGAGATGGTTTAGTAGTCCATACTACTTTAGATGCTACCATGCAGGGACTTGCCGAAGCATCCATGAAAGAACACCTCACCGATTTGCAGCGTACCCATGAAGTTTCTTTTGGAAAAACAGCACCTTGGAATAATAAAGCTATTGTTCTTGCTTCCATAAAAAAGCTTCCCATTTATAAATCATATAAAGCTTCAGGATTGTCGGAAAAGCAAATAATGGATTCGCTTTCGGTAAAACGTAAAACGGAATTATTTAACTGGACAGGGGATACGATACAAAATGTTTCTATGATTGATAGCTTAAAGCATTATTTAAAATTTTTAAATACGGGTATGTTGGCTATAGAACCGAGTACAGGAGCCATAAGAACCTATATAGGAGGCATTGACTACCGCTTTTTTAAATACGATCATGTATCACAAAGCGAACGACAAGTAGGTTCTACATTTAAACCCTTTGTATATACGGCGGCTATCGAAAATGGCATGAAACCATGTACGTATTTTTCGTTAGCAGAAGTTACCTATACCGATTTTGATAACTGGACGCCCACTAATTCTGGTGGTGTGACTGAAGACCCGCATCTCAATTATAATCTTGAAATGGCTTTAAGTAACTCGGTTAATACCATTGCTGTAAAAGTTTTAAATGAAGTAGGGATAGTCAAGGTTATAGAACAAGCAAATAAAATGGGCATTAGTAAAGAATTGCCCGAACAACCATCGTTAGCATTAGGTGTTGCCGAAATAAATTTAAAAGAACTTACAGGAGCTTATGCAAGTTATGTGAATGCAAGCAGAAGTGTAAAACCCTACGCTATTACTAAGATTGAAGATAAAAATGGCAACCTTATTGCTTCTTTTAAGCCTGAAATAAGCAAAGAACAAGCTTATAACGATTACACAAGACAGGTACTGCTGCAAATGATGCAATCTACTATAAATACAGGAACTGCAAGCAGATTGCGAACAACCTATAACCTTAAAAATGACATTGCAGGAAAAACAGGGACCACACAAGATAATAAAGATGGGTGGTTTGTTGGTATAACGCCCAAATTGGTTACTGTAACTTGGGTAGGCAACGATAACCATAGTATTGGGTTTAAAACGACAGGTATTGGGCAAGGTGCCAATTCGGCATTACCAATTTTTGCTAAATTTTACCAGAAATTGAATGCAGACGCTCAGTTTAACGCCATTACTAATAGTAATTTTGAAACGCCTTCACAAGAAGTAATAGATGATTTAAACTGTGATTCTGAAAAAAGAGATGGATTTCTTAAAAGAATTTTTGGCAGTAAAAAGAAAGCGCGAAGATTTGAAAAGAAATAG
- a CDS encoding endonuclease/exonuclease/phosphatase family protein → MIDDSEYILVRHDLQTVAFYNVENLFDFYDDSRTGDNDFLPISVKRWTYKRYENKLRKLSFAISNIGKKETGKHPAIVGLAEVENAKAIQDLINYKHLEDCHYNYVHYDSLDERGIDVALIYDTTAFKVTHSEVFRIHLIDQLGIPDYTRDILLVSGFLDGEFMHVIVNHWSSRREGEKETEPKRMASSHKVSEIIANLRLENPDAKIIVMGDFNDDPSSNSMKQLIKTSNLYNPMETLRSFSRGTTYHCRQWNLFDQIIFSTNFFENTPDTFEFEMANIFDDDFLKLFSGSFKGTPFRTYVGKKYMGGYSDHFPVYVIFKK, encoded by the coding sequence ATGATTGACGATTCTGAATACATTTTAGTACGTCACGATTTACAAACTGTGGCATTTTACAACGTTGAAAACTTATTCGATTTTTATGACGATTCTCGAACTGGTGACAACGATTTTTTACCAATTTCCGTAAAAAGATGGACCTATAAACGTTATGAAAACAAGCTTCGAAAATTAAGTTTTGCCATTTCAAACATTGGAAAAAAAGAGACTGGAAAACACCCTGCTATTGTTGGATTGGCAGAGGTTGAAAACGCCAAAGCCATTCAAGATTTGATAAACTATAAACATTTAGAAGACTGTCATTACAATTATGTGCATTACGATTCTTTAGATGAACGTGGCATTGATGTGGCTTTGATATATGATACGACTGCTTTTAAAGTCACCCATTCTGAAGTTTTTAGAATCCATCTCATTGATCAACTCGGAATACCAGACTATACCAGGGATATTTTATTAGTCTCCGGATTTTTGGATGGTGAATTTATGCATGTTATAGTAAACCATTGGTCGTCTAGACGCGAGGGAGAAAAAGAAACCGAACCTAAACGCATGGCTTCATCACATAAAGTATCCGAAATAATTGCCAATTTACGTTTGGAAAATCCCGATGCTAAAATTATTGTTATGGGTGATTTTAATGACGACCCCTCTAGCAATAGTATGAAGCAATTGATTAAAACTTCTAATTTGTACAACCCTATGGAAACTCTACGTTCTTTTAGTAGGGGTACCACATACCACTGTCGGCAATGGAACTTATTTGATCAGATTATATTTTCTACTAATTTTTTTGAAAATACCCCCGACACGTTTGAATTTGAAATGGCCAATATTTTTGATGACGATTTTCTAAAACTTTTCAGTGGCAGTTTTAAGGGCACCCCTTTTAGAACCTATGTTGGTAAAAAATACATGGGTGGTTATAGCGACCATTTTCCTGTATATGTTATTTTTAAGAAGTGA
- a CDS encoding carboxypeptidase regulatory-like domain-containing protein, which produces MKKRLFISLFGMFSIFTGFAQQTIVKGSVKDAVSFEPIPNVSVTIEETNQTTQTDAKGVFAFSANVPLGEQVLRISKAGYITKRYPIVVNEARIVNITDMTLEFDIASSQDLFTITLSDDELNDDTSGSDNISGLLSSSLDVFQRTAAFEFSASFFRMRGLDSENGSVLINGIEMNKVYDGRPQWSNWGGLNDMLRNQELTSGLTPSAYNFGGILGTTNMNTRASNYREGGQITYSSSNRSYTNRAMASYATGLMKNGWSMAMMASRRWGNEGYQDATFYDANSFFVSIEKQFGDKHSLNITSIYAPNRRGKSSPNTQEVYDLKGIKYNDYWGWQNGEKRNSRIKKVEEPILMLNHYWNLSKKLTLNTNVGYQFGRVGNSRLDYAGGTNPSPTYYQKLPSYFLSDPDGPDTAGAYEAEQEFLNNGQIDWNRIYDANLTNNVAGTTAAYVLYEDRSDDKLLTLNSILNSEINQNIIVNASVNYKKLTSENFGEILDLLGSNTGVLNVDSFDNYQYDSQNPDRVVGEGDTYRYNYNLFADVISGYAQAQFKYNKIDFYLSGSATNTSYQREGLWEHSRFPGELSHGKGEALTFNGFGTKAGFTYKITGKHLVDVNSGYITKAPSLRNTYSNSRENHNIVRDLEEEKVTAMDASYIFRSPIVKAKLTAYYSRIEDANEVGFYFADGLSGEAIEDNDTSAFVQEVLQGIDKKNIGAELGIEAQITPTIKLKGAASVGQFTYDNNPELYLTSANFTSPSGSISYGKANLKDYKVAGGPQRAYSVGFEYRDPEYWWFGATANFFTNTYADINTLTRTENFYLDADGLPFNDYDEDVARALLKQEKFDDYMVINLVGGKSWKIGGKYVGFFASIGNLLDKEYKTGGFEQGRNANYRELRDDNANPARIFGNKYWYARGANYFVNFYLRF; this is translated from the coding sequence ATGAAAAAAAGGTTATTTATTTCTTTATTCGGAATGTTTTCAATTTTCACGGGTTTTGCACAACAAACCATTGTAAAAGGCAGTGTAAAAGATGCGGTGTCTTTTGAACCAATCCCAAATGTTTCTGTCACTATTGAAGAAACAAATCAAACAACACAAACAGATGCTAAAGGGGTCTTTGCGTTTTCTGCAAATGTGCCTTTGGGTGAGCAGGTTTTAAGAATTTCTAAAGCAGGTTATATTACCAAGCGGTATCCTATAGTTGTAAATGAAGCCAGAATTGTAAACATTACCGATATGACTTTAGAATTTGATATTGCAAGTTCTCAAGACTTATTTACCATTACTCTTTCCGATGATGAATTGAATGATGATACCAGTGGCTCAGATAATATTTCTGGGTTATTATCATCATCCTTAGATGTGTTTCAGCGTACTGCAGCTTTCGAGTTTAGCGCGTCGTTTTTTAGAATGCGAGGGTTGGATTCTGAAAACGGTTCCGTACTGATTAATGGCATTGAAATGAACAAGGTGTATGATGGTAGACCACAATGGAGTAACTGGGGCGGATTAAACGATATGCTAAGAAACCAAGAGTTGACTTCAGGTTTAACTCCATCGGCGTATAATTTTGGAGGTATTTTAGGAACCACCAATATGAATACTAGAGCCTCCAATTATCGAGAAGGTGGCCAAATAACCTATTCATCTTCCAATAGAAGTTATACCAATAGAGCGATGGCAAGTTATGCAACTGGTTTGATGAAAAATGGTTGGTCTATGGCCATGATGGCATCGAGACGTTGGGGTAACGAAGGCTATCAAGATGCCACATTTTATGATGCCAATTCATTTTTTGTCTCTATAGAGAAGCAATTTGGAGATAAGCATAGTTTAAATATCACATCTATTTATGCACCAAACAGACGTGGAAAATCGTCACCAAATACTCAGGAAGTGTACGATTTAAAAGGTATAAAATATAATGATTATTGGGGTTGGCAAAATGGAGAAAAGCGCAATTCGCGTATAAAAAAAGTAGAAGAGCCTATTTTAATGCTAAACCATTATTGGAACCTTTCTAAAAAATTGACGTTAAATACCAACGTTGGTTATCAATTTGGGCGGGTTGGTAATAGTAGGTTGGATTATGCAGGAGGCACTAATCCAAGTCCAACGTATTATCAAAAATTACCAAGTTATTTTTTATCAGATCCCGATGGGCCTGATACAGCAGGAGCCTATGAAGCAGAACAGGAATTTTTAAATAACGGACAAATAGATTGGAACAGAATTTACGACGCCAACCTTACCAACAATGTTGCAGGCACAACAGCTGCTTATGTATTGTATGAGGATAGGAGTGACGATAAACTACTTACATTAAATTCAATTTTGAATTCAGAAATCAATCAAAATATTATAGTAAACGCTTCTGTGAACTATAAAAAATTGACATCTGAAAATTTTGGGGAAATTTTGGACTTACTAGGTTCAAACACCGGTGTTTTAAATGTAGATTCTTTTGATAACTATCAATACGATTCCCAAAATCCAGATAGAGTTGTAGGTGAAGGTGATACCTATAGATACAACTACAATTTATTTGCCGATGTTATTTCAGGTTATGCACAAGCACAATTTAAATATAATAAAATTGATTTTTATCTTTCAGGTAGTGCAACAAACACAAGCTATCAAAGAGAAGGTTTATGGGAGCATAGTAGGTTTCCGGGAGAGTTGTCTCATGGTAAAGGCGAAGCGTTGACTTTTAATGGTTTTGGTACTAAAGCAGGATTTACCTATAAAATAACGGGGAAACATCTAGTAGATGTGAATAGTGGGTACATTACCAAAGCGCCATCATTACGTAATACCTATTCAAACTCAAGAGAAAACCATAATATAGTTAGAGACTTGGAAGAGGAAAAAGTAACGGCTATGGATGCCAGTTATATTTTCCGTTCACCCATAGTAAAAGCAAAATTAACGGCATACTATTCTAGAATTGAAGATGCTAACGAAGTTGGTTTTTATTTCGCTGATGGTTTAAGTGGAGAAGCTATAGAAGATAACGATACTTCAGCTTTTGTTCAAGAAGTGTTGCAAGGAATTGATAAAAAGAATATAGGTGCAGAACTAGGTATTGAAGCACAGATAACACCAACTATTAAACTAAAAGGAGCAGCTTCTGTGGGTCAATTTACATATGATAATAATCCAGAGCTGTATTTAACGTCTGCTAATTTTACTTCACCAAGTGGCTCCATATCTTATGGGAAAGCTAATTTAAAAGATTATAAAGTTGCTGGAGGACCACAACGTGCCTATTCCGTTGGGTTTGAATACAGAGATCCAGAATACTGGTGGTTTGGTGCAACAGCAAATTTTTTCACAAATACATATGCAGATATTAATACCTTAACAAGAACTGAGAATTTTTATTTAGATGCTGATGGTTTGCCATTTAACGATTATGATGAAGATGTAGCGAGAGCACTTCTGAAACAAGAAAAATTTGATGATTATATGGTGATAAACCTTGTTGGAGGTAAATCTTGGAAAATTGGCGGCAAGTATGTAGGCTTTTTTGCAAGCATAGGAAACCTTTTAGATAAAGAGTATAAAACAGGAGGTTTTGAACAAGGAAGAAATGCTAATTACCGTGAATTAAGAGATGATAATGCAAATCCTGCCCGCATATTCGGAAACAAATATTGGTACGCCCGTGGTGCCAATTACTTCGTTAACTTTTACCTAAGATTTTAA
- a CDS encoding DUF5689 domain-containing protein → MRTNKNIMLILAVVAGFAITSCVQDDSFTVPKSLGNDENEGLTKLLDKIENGQVQLQTIAEVKSNFVPYEATQIISEIAVKGYVSSSDETGNFYKEFFIQDNPTNPTSALKIILNQGDTYNQFNIGREVYIYLKDLYIGETNTGDDVITIGGKFDTSDNDILAMTTNQIPDHLFRSATTETLVPKELNVSQITEAHIGMFVKLLDVQFPIGLAGQPYVDPTDDFDSQRPIESCGDSASFILESSSFASFKNSILPTNGKGTISGIINKTYNGYNLVINLNSTDDVVMDGNRCDP, encoded by the coding sequence ATGAGAACAAATAAAAATATAATGTTAATACTGGCTGTAGTGGCTGGTTTTGCTATCACCTCATGTGTACAGGATGATAGTTTTACAGTGCCTAAAAGCTTAGGAAATGATGAAAATGAAGGGCTAACAAAGTTATTGGATAAAATAGAAAATGGTCAAGTTCAATTGCAAACCATTGCAGAAGTAAAAAGTAATTTTGTTCCGTATGAAGCAACTCAAATAATTTCTGAAATTGCAGTAAAAGGTTATGTATCTTCAAGTGATGAAACAGGGAATTTTTATAAAGAATTCTTTATTCAAGACAACCCAACAAATCCTACTTCTGCGCTTAAGATTATTTTGAATCAGGGAGACACTTACAATCAATTCAATATAGGTAGAGAGGTTTATATCTATTTAAAAGATTTGTATATAGGCGAAACTAATACAGGTGATGATGTAATAACTATTGGAGGTAAGTTTGATACGTCCGATAACGATATTTTAGCAATGACTACGAACCAAATACCAGATCACTTATTTAGATCTGCAACAACAGAAACACTTGTTCCTAAGGAATTAAATGTATCACAAATTACAGAAGCCCATATTGGTATGTTTGTAAAATTATTAGATGTACAATTCCCAATAGGTTTAGCAGGTCAGCCATATGTAGACCCCACCGATGATTTCGATTCTCAACGACCCATTGAAAGTTGTGGAGATTCCGCATCGTTTATTTTAGAATCTAGTTCATTTGCTTCTTTTAAGAATAGTATTTTGCCAACCAATGGAAAAGGCACTATATCTGGAATTATTAATAAAACGTATAATGGTTACAATTTAGTAATAAACTTAAATTCTACAGATGATGTGGTTATGGATGGTAACCGTTGCGACCCATAA
- the hflX gene encoding GTPase HflX yields the protein MLEKKDITLEKAVLIGVITKEQDEVKSREYLDELEFLTFTAGGEVVKRFTQKMERPDPRTFIGTGKIEDVRKYIEEHEVGTAIFDDELSSAQERNISKILNCKVLDRTNLILDIFAQRAQTSYARTQVELAQCEYLLPRLRGMWTHLERQKGGIGMRGPGETEIETDRRIVRDKIALLKEKLKTIDRQMSVQRGNRGAMVRVALVGYTNVGKSTLMNVISKSDVFAENKLFATLDTTVRKVVIQNLPFLLSDTVGFIRKLPTQLVESFKGTLDEVREADLLLHVVDISHPNFEEHIESVNKILGEIKSSDKPTIMVFNKIDAYKAEPLDSDDLETERTKKHYSLNEWKSTWMSKVGNNALFISAINKENIEDFKKRVYDEVREIHITRFPYNKFLYPDYDDTL from the coding sequence ATGTTAGAAAAGAAAGATATTACTTTAGAAAAAGCCGTTTTAATAGGTGTTATAACTAAAGAACAAGACGAAGTTAAATCTCGAGAATATTTAGATGAGTTGGAGTTTTTAACCTTTACCGCTGGCGGTGAGGTAGTGAAACGCTTTACCCAAAAAATGGAAAGACCAGATCCAAGAACTTTTATTGGAACAGGTAAAATAGAAGATGTTCGTAAATATATTGAAGAACATGAAGTGGGTACTGCTATATTTGATGATGAGTTATCGTCAGCACAAGAACGCAACATAAGCAAAATCCTCAATTGTAAAGTATTAGACAGAACCAATTTAATCCTCGATATTTTTGCGCAACGTGCCCAAACCAGTTATGCCAGAACGCAAGTAGAACTAGCGCAGTGTGAATATTTGCTACCTCGATTACGAGGTATGTGGACGCATCTTGAACGTCAAAAAGGGGGTATTGGAATGCGTGGTCCTGGTGAAACCGAAATTGAAACGGATAGACGTATTGTACGTGATAAAATAGCCTTACTTAAAGAAAAATTAAAAACTATCGATAGGCAAATGTCGGTACAACGCGGTAACCGTGGTGCCATGGTTCGCGTCGCATTGGTAGGTTATACGAATGTTGGAAAATCGACGTTAATGAATGTAATAAGCAAAAGTGATGTGTTTGCCGAAAACAAACTATTTGCAACGTTAGATACTACCGTTAGAAAAGTGGTCATTCAAAATTTACCGTTTTTGCTAAGCGATACGGTTGGGTTTATTAGAAAACTGCCCACACAGTTGGTAGAAAGTTTTAAAGGAACACTTGATGAGGTTAGGGAAGCCGATTTGCTGCTGCATGTGGTAGACATTTCGCATCCTAATTTTGAAGAGCATATTGAATCTGTAAATAAAATTTTAGGTGAAATAAAAAGTTCCGATAAGCCAACCATCATGGTGTTCAATAAAATTGATGCCTATAAAGCAGAGCCTTTAGATTCGGATGATTTAGAAACCGAGCGTACCAAAAAGCATTATTCACTAAACGAATGGAAAAGTACGTGGATGAGTAAAGTAGGCAACAATGCCTTGTTTATTTCGGCAATAAATAAAGAAAATATTGAAGATTTTAAAAAACGTGTTTATGATGAGGTTCGCGAAATTCATATTACACGTTTTCCTTATAATAAATTTTTGTACCCCGACTACGACGACACTTTGTAG